A window of Fusarium falciforme chromosome 1, complete sequence genomic DNA:
CCCCGACCTTGCGGGACGTCGACCTCAATGGCATGACTATTCGCTCGAGGGACGGGAGGGACCACTTTATCCCGTTCACGCCGCCGCTCAAGGGCTGGGGGGAGGCCAAGGACCGCATCATCGAGATGGCGGTTGAGGCCCGCGAGGCGCTGGGCCTCAGCGACGTGGTCATTGAAGGCTACAGACCTCCCGAGGGTTTTGGAATTATCGTTACCGGATCTGTAATCTTCTACTTCTTCTGCGCCGCTACCCTCCCTTGGGTCCAGCCTGGCACCGACGTCTGGAGGCTGCTGGAAACCGGGTTCCCGGGGGGACCTACGTTCTACAGCTGGCTCGTCAACGCCATCTTCTGGCCGGTCGTCGGGATTCACGTGGTCGAGTGTTACTTTTTCGACAGGAAGCTGCAGAGGCACGGCGTGGAGAGGCTGTCTGGGCAGTGGTGGTTGTGGCTGTCCAACTGCTTCTTTGAGGGGTTCCCGTCGTTCAAGCGGGTGGATGGGATTGTGGCCCGGAAGCAGCAGGAGAAGAACGGCAAGAAGCAGTAAAGTTCATGGTTCAtgcttgagatggatgaggcAGTTTGTGTGGGATTGACGCCAGGTTGAGGTTGTACatgccttgacagcctcgacTCTTTGTACAACTAAGCGAGGGCTGAATTGACAACTGCCGGGGCAATGCGGCTGGACTTGGCTCGTATCATTCAAAAGTGTAACTTGATCACAACTGATCCTGACCCAATTGGCAGCGGCTGACTGCAGTCTCCGTGTGACTGCCCCGTTCCAGTCCATCCGAGAACTTCAAACTGATTCGTCGAGGCCCGCGGGGGTGATGATCGCCTTGGGCAAACCACTCGATGGGAAAATGGGCCGATGGGGTAGTTTGCGAACCATCATTATGTATGTCGACGCCTTGTTCCGCGATGCAGTATGCAATCCATCCGCCTTACAATGCAGGCCGGATGACCTGGATGGTCCAAACAGGCATAGCCTTGTTTACCACCACGTTCATCGCGTACCTTCGATTCGTCAAGTCTGCTGCATGAACAAGTAAGTCATACTTTGTAGGCCCCCCATCTATTATCTCTCGCACATTGCATCCACTCACATGCGCGTGTTTATATGGCTGTGCACTTGTCTCGTCCCTCGACATCGCAGATGTGCCCTTCTCTCTTCCCCGCGGTCGGCGATATGGCAGCCGTCATCGCGGAGTACGCATTTGCGGGTTTTACCATCATCTCTTGACATAATTGAGGGCAGGTCGGGCCATCGtgagtatatatatatagttcttTGTCTTGTTATTCTTAATGTTTAAACCCTGGCCAACTTCTATCTCTACTTCTCAAGGCGTCCCATCGTTCTCATCAAAAAGTGCAAGGGCTAAAACATGCACCAGAAACGACCTCGTAGCTCACGAGAATGCCCTCGTTGAGAGACAAAGCTACACGATATTCCTCGAACCGCCACCATCGAGACACCTTCTTCTACCACTCCGCCCAGTCCAAGTTGCAACGCCTCTTCCCCGGCTTCCTGAGGTTCAAGCCGTCCCTCGACAACCCAACTATAGACCGTCGTCTGGGCAGCCGGCGATCGGATATGCCTCAGGCTTCGGAAGAGAAAGTCTTTGTCACTAGAAACAAGCCATCTCGCTCATCAACTGAACACACTGTATCTCATTCACATACTGTAAGCCGTCATTGCAATACTAGTTGTCCAGTTCTGACCATGTAGAACCAACCTATTGGCACATCACGAAAGTCCCGGTCTAAGAAGGACCAGGAGAGCGGTCAGGACCGTCGAGGTTCTCCTGCCTCCCCGTGAGTATTTCATCTATCTCATCTTGTATACACACACCCTTACACATCCAAGAAGCGGCCAAGTCAACTCGTCCCCCCAAGGACGCCGCACCAACCTCGCAGACGAGTGCGCAAAGCTCCTCAACGTGCCTCTGCCGCCAGATGCTGGACGGCgagccgccgcctcctcagACGCCAAGCCCACTACGAAGCCGTCGGCCGCCTACCTAGACTACCGCATCAACCAGGAGCTGTGCCGCCGCAAGCAGATCATCGTCGACAGTTTAATGGCTGCTATCTCGGAATGCTTTAAACGAAAACTGGAGGCACTCGATGAAGGGTGCGATCCCGCCTCTGGAGGATCGCACCCTTCATCGGGCTCCGTTCAGGGCATCAAGTCCACGTCCCGCTCGTCGGCTGCTGGCCAGAAGAGGTCTAGCCGCCACGGTAGCAGGGACGAGAGCGACAACAGtgaggatgacgacagcttcaggaagaagaaggacaagaagagggCTAGGATCGAAAAGGACGACACCAAGCCGCGCTTCGCATGCCCCTATCACCAGTACGACCCCAAGACGTTTGGAGCGAAGCGCACGTGCTGTGGTCCAGGATGGACAGAGCTACCTCGGGTAAAGTGAGTGAGCTCGATAGTTGCAATAACAGTTTTGCTAACTATGGCTAGGGAGCACCTTGAGCGCAGCCACAGCCTTCCCAAGTTCCAATGCAACAGATGCTGCCGCAGGTTCAAGAAGGAtgaagagctcaagaagcaccAGCGAGAGACTACCCCTTGCACGGTCAAGGACCCAAGCAAGATGCCTCGAGATCTCGCGGATGGATACGACGAGGAACAGGCCAGGAAGCTCAAGGCAAGAACCCGAAAGTCTCCAGAAGAGAAGTGGAAGGAGTGGTATGGCATCTTGTTCAACATGGACCCTGATGACCCTAGCATCCCGTCACCTTGTAAGTCATGAGAAGCTGCCTCCAGACATAATAATACTGACTAGCCTTAGACCATGACGCTTCTCTATCAACAGCCAAAGCCTCCACTATCAACCGGGAAAGCATCCCCGAGTACCGCGAGTGGTGGACAAAGGCTAAGCCCGTCATCCGCCACCGCGTGACCAAGGAGGTTGAAAAGGCGCTCATGCACTATGAGCCGCAGGTCAAGCACGACATCATTGAAAGTCTACGGGACCTCCCCCGTTGCATTGCAGACCTTTTCCCCCTCCCGGGCCTAACCTCGGAAGAGACGTCAGACATGGCCGAGGAGACGGGCTTCCTCGACTTCCTGGACATGGGAGATGACTACATCTTTGGGGACGTCGACGGCACAGGCTTTCTCAATGACAACTCTGCTACGTTTGGCTCTTCGGAGTCGTCTGACTGCTCGGATCCGTATCAAGCTGGGACCAGTTCTGCCACTTCGGTAGAGGACGATGTCTACCAGAGCTTTGATGCCAAAACTGGGCTGGCACCCGAGTCGTTCCACTTGAGCTACTCGGCCAACGACCTTTACTAACTTCTTCGTGTCATTTTCTGAATATTTTTGCGTTGATTGAGTATCactcttttttctctcacCCAATTTCCTTGTCGTTGATGCTCGCTTCTTTGAGAAGCAGCCTTTCCTTTGTTTCATATACGTTTCCATGTACTTTTATCAAGAGATCTCAGCTTCAGCAGACTGCTGCCAGAATCTCTTGATGAAAAATGACTGTATAACTAGACCTCTCGAGACTATTCGAGTATGGCCTGTGTACAAAAAAAGTGTGTTTGTTTAGCAGTATGCACTACGACTTATGCCCGCCTGTCATTTACACGACATTTTCCTATGTTTGAATAATCAACTAGAATGGTTCTACCTACGCTAGGATATATGAAGATAcgcttatatattatctttcaACCCAATGCATCCGTGACGGTCATGTGCTACCCTCAGGGGTGGACATTACGCGCACTACTCCTCCTAAGGATAGC
This region includes:
- a CDS encoding DUF2470 domain-containing protein, with amino-acid sequence MASADDARKKRIVSHMNQDHTREISYYLRHYAHLSAGAASSPTLRDVDLNGMTIRSRDGRDHFIPFTPPLKGWGEAKDRIIEMAVEAREALGLSDVVIEGYRPPEGFGIIVTGSVIFYFFCAATLPWVQPGTDVWRLLETGFPGGPTFYSWLVNAIFWPVVGIHVVECYFFDRKLQRHGVERLSGQWWLWLSNCFFEGFPSFKRVDGIVARKQQEKNGKKQ
- a CDS encoding C2H2-type domain-containing protein: MPSLRDKATRYSSNRHHRDTFFYHSAQSKLQRLFPGFLRFKPSLDNPTIDRRLGSRRSDMPQASEEKVFVTRNKPSRSSTEHTVSHSHTNQPIGTSRKSRSKKDQESGQDRRGSPASPSGQVNSSPQGRRTNLADECAKLLNVPLPPDAGRRAAASSDAKPTTKPSAAYLDYRINQELCRRKQIIVDSLMAAISECFKRKLEALDEGCDPASGGSHPSSGSVQGIKSTSRSSAAGQKRSSRHGSRDESDNSEDDDSFRKKKDKKRARIEKDDTKPRFACPYHQYDPKTFGAKRTCCGPGWTELPRVKEHLERSHSLPKFQCNRCCRRFKKDEELKKHQRETTPCTVKDPSKMPRDLADGYDEEQARKLKARTRKSPEEKWKEWYGILFNMDPDDPSIPSPYHDASLSTAKASTINRESIPEYREWWTKAKPVIRHRVTKEVEKALMHYEPQVKHDIIESLRDLPRCIADLFPLPGLTSEETSDMAEETGFLDFLDMGDDYIFGDVDGTGFLNDNSATFGSSESSDCSDPYQAGTSSATSVEDDVYQSFDAKTGLAPESFHLSYSANDLY